Proteins encoded by one window of Streptomyces clavuligerus:
- a CDS encoding tetratricopeptide repeat protein, whose product MQPRNMSMSGVVDLAAVKAASEAKAKAEQARADAARQGGGGAVSPSSLVIDVDEAGFERDVLQRSAEVPVVIDFWAEWCQPCKQLGPLLERLAQEYNGRFVLAKIDVDANQLLMQQFGVQGIPAVFAVVAGQALPLFQGAAPEAQIRQTLDQLVQVAEERFGLTGIVVDADPRDDGEQQAPPVPAGPHDAALQAAVQALDAGDFAGAVQAYGNVLSDDPGNTEAKLGLAQAQLLGRVQDLDAQQVRTEAARQPGDVAAQLAAADLDLVGGHVEDAFGRLVETVGRTAGEDRDAARLRLLELFEVVGTDDPRVTAARQALARVLF is encoded by the coding sequence ATGCAGCCTAGGAACATGTCCATGAGCGGCGTCGTCGACCTCGCCGCGGTGAAGGCGGCCTCAGAGGCCAAGGCCAAGGCCGAGCAGGCCCGTGCCGATGCCGCCCGCCAGGGCGGCGGCGGTGCCGTCTCCCCCTCCAGCCTGGTGATCGATGTCGATGAGGCGGGCTTCGAGCGGGATGTGCTTCAGCGCTCCGCCGAGGTCCCTGTCGTCATCGACTTCTGGGCCGAGTGGTGCCAGCCCTGCAAGCAGCTCGGACCGCTGCTGGAGCGGCTGGCGCAGGAGTACAACGGCCGCTTCGTGCTGGCCAAGATCGATGTCGACGCCAACCAGCTGCTGATGCAGCAGTTCGGCGTCCAGGGAATCCCCGCGGTCTTCGCGGTGGTCGCCGGGCAGGCGCTGCCCCTCTTCCAGGGAGCCGCCCCGGAGGCCCAGATCCGGCAGACCCTGGACCAGCTCGTCCAGGTCGCCGAGGAGCGTTTCGGACTCACGGGCATCGTGGTCGACGCGGACCCGCGGGACGACGGCGAGCAGCAGGCCCCGCCCGTTCCGGCGGGTCCGCACGACGCGGCGCTCCAGGCGGCCGTGCAGGCGCTGGACGCGGGCGACTTCGCCGGCGCGGTCCAGGCGTACGGGAATGTGCTCTCCGACGACCCCGGCAACACCGAGGCCAAGCTGGGCCTGGCCCAGGCGCAGTTGCTGGGCCGGGTCCAGGACCTGGACGCGCAGCAGGTCCGTACCGAGGCCGCGCGGCAGCCGGGCGATGTGGCCGCGCAGCTCGCGGCGGCCGATCTGGACCTGGTGGGCGGTCATGTGGAGGACGCCTTCGGGCGGCTGGTCGAGACCGTCGGCCGGACGGCGGGCGAGGACCGGGACGCGGCACGGCTCCGGCTGCTGGAGCTGTTCGAGGTGGTCGGCACCGACGACCCCCGGGTGACGGCGGCCCGTCAGGCGCTTGCCAGGGTGCTGTTCTGA
- a CDS encoding TetR/AcrR family transcriptional regulator has product MVAVMHSDPHPGAPNGRTGRPRSAEADRAILDATRAALVERGWSKLTMGDVATRAGVAKTTLYRRWTGKSELVVDAVAALFDELALPDLGSLPADVEEMVLRLAALLERPETRTSLMAVVAEATRDEALRGRIRSAIVDRQKCLVLEGRARAQARGELPYEEDTASAARNADLIFDVIAGAVVHRALVSAEPVDPAWARRFTRLLLSGIGSL; this is encoded by the coding sequence ATGGTCGCCGTCATGCACAGCGACCCTCACCCCGGCGCGCCCAACGGCCGCACGGGGCGCCCGCGCAGCGCGGAGGCGGACCGCGCGATCCTGGACGCGACCCGGGCGGCCCTGGTCGAACGGGGCTGGTCCAAACTGACCATGGGCGATGTGGCCACCCGTGCGGGGGTGGCGAAGACCACGCTCTACCGGCGCTGGACGGGGAAGAGCGAACTGGTGGTCGACGCGGTCGCCGCCCTCTTCGACGAGCTGGCCCTGCCCGATCTGGGCAGCCTGCCCGCCGATGTGGAGGAGATGGTGCTCCGTCTGGCCGCGCTCCTGGAGCGGCCGGAGACGCGGACCTCGCTGATGGCGGTGGTCGCCGAGGCCACCCGGGACGAGGCCCTGCGCGGGCGCATCCGCTCGGCGATCGTGGACCGGCAGAAGTGTCTGGTCCTGGAGGGCCGCGCGCGGGCGCAGGCGCGCGGCGAACTCCCGTACGAGGAGGACACGGCGTCTGCCGCCCGCAATGCCGACCTGATCTTCGACGTGATCGCGGGCGCGGTCGTCCACCGCGCCCTGGTCAGCGCGGAACCGGTGGACCCGGCCTGGGCCCGCCGCTTCACCCGGCTGCTGCTGAGCGGCATCGGTTCCCTCTAG
- a CDS encoding acyl-CoA mutase large subunit family protein has product MDADAIEEGRRRWQARYDRARKREADFTTLSGDPVDPVYGPRPGDVYEGFERIGWPGAYPFTRGLHATGYRGRTWTIRQFAGFGNAEQTNERYKMILAAGGGGLSVAFDMPTLMGRDSDDPHSLGEVGHCGVAIDSAADMEVLFRDIPLGDVTTSMTISGPAVPVFCMYLVAAERQGVDPAVLNGTLQTDIFKEYIAQKEWLFPPEPHLRLIGDLMEHCARSIPAYKPLSVSGYHIREAGSTAAQELAYTLADGFGYVELGLSRGLDVDAFAPGLSFFFDAHVDFFEEIAKFRAARRIWARWMREVYGAKQEKSQWLRFHTQTAGVSLTAQQPYNNVVRTAVEALAAVLGGTNSLHTNALDETLALPSEQAAEIALRTQQVLMEETGVAHVADPLGGSWYVEQLTDRIEAEAEAIFERIKDRGALVHPDGRHPIGPITSGILRGIEDGWFTGEIAEAAFRYQQALEKGDKKVVGVNAHLGSVTGDLEILRVSHEVEREQVRTLAARRAARDDTRVRSALDAMLAAARDGSNMVAPMLDAVRAEATLGEICDALRDEWGIYIEPPGF; this is encoded by the coding sequence ATGGACGCTGACGCCATTGAGGAGGGCCGCCGCCGCTGGCAGGCCCGCTACGACCGGGCCCGCAAGCGTGAAGCGGACTTCACCACGCTCTCGGGCGACCCGGTCGACCCGGTCTACGGGCCCCGGCCGGGCGATGTGTACGAGGGGTTCGAGCGCATCGGCTGGCCCGGCGCGTACCCGTTCACCCGGGGACTCCACGCCACCGGCTACCGGGGCCGCACCTGGACCATCCGCCAGTTCGCGGGCTTCGGGAACGCCGAGCAGACCAACGAGCGGTACAAGATGATCCTGGCCGCGGGCGGCGGCGGGCTCTCCGTCGCCTTCGACATGCCCACCCTGATGGGCCGGGACTCCGACGATCCCCACTCCCTCGGCGAGGTCGGCCACTGCGGGGTCGCGATCGACTCCGCCGCCGACATGGAGGTGCTCTTCCGGGACATCCCCCTGGGCGATGTCACCACCTCGATGACCATCAGCGGCCCGGCCGTCCCCGTCTTCTGCATGTACCTCGTGGCGGCCGAGCGCCAGGGCGTCGACCCCGCCGTGCTCAACGGGACCCTTCAGACGGACATCTTCAAGGAGTACATCGCCCAGAAGGAGTGGCTCTTCCCGCCCGAGCCGCATCTGCGGCTCATCGGCGACCTCATGGAGCACTGCGCCCGCTCCATCCCCGCGTACAAGCCGCTCTCGGTCTCCGGGTACCACATCCGCGAGGCCGGTTCCACGGCCGCGCAGGAGCTGGCGTACACCCTCGCCGACGGCTTCGGCTATGTGGAGCTGGGCCTCAGCCGGGGGCTCGACGTCGACGCGTTCGCCCCGGGGCTCTCGTTCTTCTTCGACGCCCATGTCGACTTCTTCGAGGAGATCGCCAAATTCCGGGCGGCCCGGCGGATCTGGGCCCGCTGGATGCGCGAGGTGTACGGGGCGAAGCAGGAGAAGTCGCAGTGGCTGCGCTTCCACACCCAGACGGCCGGGGTCTCGCTCACCGCCCAGCAGCCCTACAACAACGTGGTGCGCACGGCGGTCGAGGCCCTGGCGGCGGTCCTCGGCGGCACCAACTCCCTGCACACCAACGCCCTGGACGAGACGCTGGCGCTGCCCAGCGAGCAGGCGGCGGAGATCGCGCTCCGTACCCAGCAGGTGCTGATGGAGGAGACCGGTGTCGCCCATGTCGCCGACCCGCTCGGCGGCTCCTGGTACGTGGAACAGCTCACGGACCGGATCGAGGCCGAGGCCGAGGCGATCTTCGAGAGGATCAAGGACCGCGGGGCGCTGGTCCACCCCGACGGCCGCCACCCCATCGGCCCGATCACCTCGGGCATCCTGCGCGGGATCGAGGACGGCTGGTTCACCGGGGAGATCGCCGAGGCGGCCTTCCGCTATCAGCAGGCGCTGGAGAAGGGCGACAAGAAGGTCGTCGGGGTCAACGCCCACCTGGGATCGGTCACCGGCGATCTGGAGATCCTGCGGGTCAGCCACGAGGTCGAACGCGAACAGGTGCGGACCCTCGCCGCCCGCAGGGCCGCCCGCGACGACACCCGGGTGCGCTCCGCGCTGGACGCGATGCTGGCCGCCGCCCGGGACGGCTCCAACATGGTCGCCCCGATGCTGGACGCGGTCCGCGCGGAGGCCACCCTCGGCGAGATCTGCGACGCCCTGCGGGACGAATGGGGCATCTACATCGAGCCGCCGGGCTTCTAG
- a CDS encoding DUF3817 domain-containing protein — protein sequence MKQTVLTRYRVMAYITAVWLLVFTAAIVAKYGFNTGDTMVISQIHGVLFILYVIFAFDLGSKAKWSFGKLLWVLAAGCIPVASFFVEPKISREVAALITDSDAAAAQV from the coding sequence ATGAAACAGACCGTGCTGACCCGCTACCGCGTGATGGCGTACATCACCGCCGTCTGGCTGCTCGTGTTCACCGCGGCCATCGTCGCCAAGTACGGCTTCAACACCGGCGACACCATGGTGATCTCCCAGATCCACGGTGTGCTCTTCATCCTCTATGTCATCTTCGCCTTCGACCTCGGCTCCAAGGCGAAGTGGTCCTTCGGCAAGCTGCTGTGGGTGCTGGCGGCCGGCTGCATCCCCGTGGCGTCGTTCTTCGTCGAACCGAAGATCTCCCGCGAGGTTGCCGCTCTGATCACGGACAGTGACGCCGCCGCGGCGCAGGTCTGA
- a CDS encoding MarR family winged helix-turn-helix transcriptional regulator: protein MSKPLSLPFDPIARADELWRRRWGPVPSMAAITSIMRAHQILLAEVDAVVKPYGLTFARYEALVLLTFSQAGELPMSKIGERLMVHPTSVTNTVDRLVRSGLMDKRPNPNDGRGTLASITPKGREVVESATRDLMAMDFGLGAYDAEECAEIFAMLRPLRVAARDFEER from the coding sequence GTGTCCAAGCCGCTCAGCCTGCCCTTCGACCCGATCGCCCGCGCCGATGAGCTGTGGCGGCGGCGCTGGGGCCCCGTGCCCTCCATGGCCGCCATCACCTCGATCATGCGCGCGCACCAGATCCTGCTCGCCGAGGTGGACGCCGTCGTCAAGCCGTACGGGCTGACCTTCGCGCGGTACGAGGCACTGGTGCTGCTCACCTTCTCCCAGGCGGGCGAGTTGCCGATGTCCAAGATCGGTGAGCGGCTGATGGTGCACCCCACCTCCGTCACCAACACCGTCGACCGGCTGGTCCGGTCCGGTCTGATGGACAAGCGGCCCAACCCCAACGACGGGCGCGGCACCCTCGCGAGCATCACCCCCAAGGGGCGGGAGGTGGTGGAGTCGGCGACCCGCGATCTGATGGCGATGGACTTCGGTCTGGGCGCCTATGACGCGGAGGAGTGCGCCGAGATCTTCGCCATGCTCCGCCCGCTGCGGGTGGCCGCCCGCGACTTCGAGGAGCGATAG
- a CDS encoding DUF3817 domain-containing protein: protein MDIKTASSLHRLRLISAPEAVSFILLLIASVLKRTTEFNAVPALGMIHGILFVIYVLFWADAWNRTKWDLKTAALYFVLSVLPFGGFVAERKLKRAADDEVIAARARREGVVEA, encoded by the coding sequence GTGGACATCAAGACCGCCTCGTCCCTCCACCGCCTCCGGCTGATCTCCGCCCCGGAGGCCGTCTCCTTCATCCTGCTGCTGATCGCCTCGGTGCTGAAGCGCACGACGGAGTTCAACGCCGTCCCGGCGCTCGGGATGATCCACGGCATTCTCTTCGTGATCTACGTGCTCTTCTGGGCGGACGCCTGGAACCGCACCAAGTGGGACCTGAAGACGGCCGCCCTCTACTTCGTTCTCTCGGTGCTGCCCTTCGGCGGCTTCGTCGCCGAGCGCAAGCTGAAGCGCGCCGCCGACGACGAGGTGATCGCCGCCCGTGCCCGTCGCGAGGGCGTCGTCGAGGCCTGA
- a CDS encoding AIM24 family protein encodes MATFRLQGSKVLAVDLTGDAVKAKNGSMVAYDGRMAFKKLSGGGEGVRGMVTRRITGEQMEVMEVKGQGTCWFADRATEINLVGLDGDKLFVESTNLLCAEGSLRTGTSFTGLRGGASGQGLFTTTVEGSGQVAIMSDGPAVLLRVTPQYPLSVDPGAYIAHQGDLRQKFQSGVTFRSFVGEGGGEAFQIRFEGDGLVYVQPSERITVGGDA; translated from the coding sequence GTGGCAACGTTCCGGCTCCAGGGGAGCAAGGTGCTCGCGGTCGACCTGACCGGCGACGCCGTCAAGGCGAAGAACGGCTCGATGGTCGCGTACGACGGCCGGATGGCCTTCAAGAAGCTGTCCGGCGGGGGTGAGGGCGTCCGGGGGATGGTCACCCGCCGGATCACCGGGGAGCAGATGGAGGTGATGGAGGTCAAGGGACAGGGCACCTGCTGGTTCGCCGACCGCGCGACCGAGATCAACCTGGTCGGTCTTGACGGGGACAAGCTCTTCGTGGAATCGACCAATCTGCTGTGCGCCGAGGGCTCGCTGCGCACCGGCACCAGCTTCACCGGGCTGCGCGGCGGGGCGAGCGGCCAGGGGCTCTTCACCACGACGGTGGAGGGCAGCGGCCAGGTGGCGATCATGTCCGACGGCCCGGCGGTGCTGCTGCGGGTGACACCGCAGTACCCGCTGTCGGTGGACCCCGGCGCCTACATAGCCCACCAGGGGGATCTGCGGCAGAAGTTCCAGTCCGGGGTGACGTTCCGCTCGTTCGTCGGGGAGGGCGGCGGCGAGGCGTTCCAGATCCGCTTCGAGGGCGACGGGCTGGTCTATGTCCAGCCGAGTGAGCGGATCACCGTCGGGGGGGATGCCTGA
- a CDS encoding AIM24 family protein: MPFREINSRMVEATVAPGQKLYSQRGAMLAYRGEVSFTPNSVGGRGGLMSMVGRRVAGEATPMMTVEGSGTVMFGHGGHHVQLIGLTGDTLCVEADRLLAFDGTLSQGTLFLGSQGGVMGLVRGQVSGQGLFTTTLSGHGSAAVMAHGGVIELPIVPGRPVHVDPQAYVAHHGDVQNKLSTALGWRDMVGRGSGEAFQLELSGSGAVYVQASEEKL, encoded by the coding sequence ATGCCGTTCCGTGAGATCAACTCCCGTATGGTCGAGGCCACCGTGGCACCCGGCCAGAAGCTGTACAGCCAGCGCGGCGCGATGCTCGCGTACCGGGGCGAGGTCTCGTTCACGCCGAACAGCGTGGGCGGCCGGGGCGGGCTGATGTCGATGGTCGGCCGCAGGGTCGCGGGCGAGGCCACGCCGATGATGACGGTGGAGGGCAGCGGCACGGTGATGTTCGGCCACGGCGGCCACCATGTGCAGCTCATCGGGCTGACCGGCGACACCCTCTGTGTGGAGGCGGACCGGCTGCTGGCCTTCGACGGCACCCTGAGCCAGGGCACTCTCTTCCTGGGCTCCCAGGGCGGGGTCATGGGGCTGGTGCGCGGCCAGGTCAGCGGGCAGGGGCTGTTCACGACCACGCTGAGCGGCCATGGTTCGGCGGCGGTGATGGCGCACGGCGGCGTGATCGAGCTGCCGATCGTCCCCGGGCGTCCGGTCCATGTCGACCCGCAGGCGTACGTCGCCCACCACGGCGATGTACAGAACAAGCTGTCCACCGCGCTCGGCTGGCGGGACATGGTGGGACGCGGCTCGGGCGAGGCGTTCCAGTTGGAGCTGAGCGGCAGTGGCGCGGTGTATGTCCAGGCATCGGAGGAGAAGCTGTGA
- a CDS encoding AIM24 family protein → MSGPVAYDPLTLPSDDNVNPYTFCVELKGEQWFLQKGKMIAYYGRIDFNGIGHGRFDALLRTSFHSPLHAGDWVVAEGSGKMLLADRAFDVNSFDLDDGNLTIRSGNLLAYQPSLALKQSIVPGFLTLLGTGKFVAVSNGPVVFLEPPLRVDPQALVGWADCPSPCHHYDHGYKTGVIGGLRTLTGLGGVSGEEHQFEFVGAGTVLLQSTEKVLDEVATGAPPEEAGIPGARRGSPGSTTGSGQHGSTPRLPGQLGDLQRRFGL, encoded by the coding sequence GTGAGCGGGCCCGTCGCATACGACCCCCTGACTCTGCCGAGTGACGACAACGTCAACCCGTACACCTTCTGTGTGGAGTTGAAGGGCGAGCAGTGGTTCCTCCAGAAGGGGAAGATGATCGCCTACTACGGGCGGATCGACTTCAACGGCATCGGGCACGGCCGTTTCGACGCGCTGCTGCGGACCTCCTTCCACTCCCCGCTGCACGCGGGTGACTGGGTGGTGGCGGAGGGCAGCGGGAAGATGCTGCTCGCGGACCGCGCGTTCGATGTGAACTCCTTCGACCTCGACGACGGGAACCTGACGATCAGATCGGGGAACCTGCTGGCGTACCAGCCCTCGCTGGCGCTGAAGCAGTCGATCGTGCCCGGCTTTCTGACCCTGCTCGGGACGGGGAAGTTCGTCGCCGTGTCGAACGGCCCGGTGGTCTTCCTCGAACCGCCGCTCCGGGTGGACCCGCAGGCGCTGGTGGGGTGGGCCGACTGCCCCTCGCCGTGCCACCACTACGACCACGGCTACAAGACCGGAGTGATCGGAGGGCTGCGGACGCTGACGGGGCTCGGCGGGGTCTCCGGCGAGGAGCACCAGTTCGAGTTCGTGGGCGCCGGGACGGTGCTGCTCCAGTCGACCGAGAAGGTGCTGGACGAGGTGGCCACGGGGGCGCCGCCCGAGGAGGCGGGCATCCCCGGCGCACGCCGGGGCTCACCGGGGAGCACGACGGGCTCCGGTCAACACGGCTCCACCCCGCGCCTGCCCGGCCAGCTCGGGGATCTCCAACGTCGCTTCGGCCTGTGA
- a CDS encoding MarR family winged helix-turn-helix transcriptional regulator, translating to METETATRWLTDDEQCTWRTHLDVSRLLMHQLEKDLQPFGLTNNDYEILVNLSESPEHRMRMSDLAAATLQSKSRLSHQITRMESAGLVRRENCESDRRGLYAVLTEHGTTTMRKVAPHHVASVRKHFIDLMAPEALADLRQSLEPVAEHLRGRRAKG from the coding sequence ATGGAGACCGAGACGGCCACGCGCTGGCTGACCGATGACGAGCAGTGCACCTGGCGCACCCATCTGGATGTCAGCAGACTGCTGATGCACCAGCTTGAGAAGGACCTCCAGCCGTTCGGCCTGACCAACAACGACTACGAGATCCTGGTGAATCTCTCGGAGTCGCCGGAGCACCGGATGCGGATGAGCGACCTCGCCGCGGCCACCCTCCAGTCGAAGAGCCGACTGTCCCACCAGATCACCCGCATGGAGAGCGCGGGTCTGGTCCGCCGGGAGAACTGCGAGTCGGACCGGCGCGGCCTGTACGCCGTCCTCACCGAGCACGGCACGACGACCATGCGGAAGGTCGCCCCGCACCATGTGGCCTCCGTGCGGAAGCACTTCATCGATCTGATGGCCCCCGAGGCGCTGGCGGATCTGCGGCAGTCCCTGGAGCCCGTCGCCGAGCATCTGCGCGGACGGCGCGCCAAGGGCTGA
- a CDS encoding sensor histidine kinase produces the protein MRSVRAKATVGATLVVAVALIAAGLSVLLLLRQNLEQQAALEAEVTARETASRYALGQELDLSDAEERPIQIVDENGCVVAASPGLERISGTGSGAVTAQRCPPPGQDGEDTADGDGASDEADDADGPDETDEPDPGQVSPGRPGTVTGSATVNGDTARYRFAAVEATSGESDVTVTVWAGAPLTTEENAVGTVRDAMLVGLPALLLVVAAVTWLVTSRALRPVEGIRREMEAITHSEDLSRRVPEPDTRDEVALLARTTNETLTALEASVERQRRFVADASHELRSPIASLRTQLEVGAAHPELLDVPGAVADTVRLQQLAADLLLLARLDAGERPAPARVDLGALAREEVSQRSGDTVPVAVTAAEGLEVNGSRSQLARVLGNLLDNAQRHARASVAVTVRSEGRDVVVEVADDGEGVPEAERERIFERFVRLDDARTRDEGGAGLGLAIARDVAVRHGGGLTVAAAGAGGALFRLRLPAA, from the coding sequence ATGAGATCCGTACGGGCGAAGGCCACCGTCGGCGCCACCCTCGTCGTCGCGGTCGCCCTGATCGCGGCGGGGCTCTCCGTCCTGCTGCTGCTGCGCCAGAACCTGGAGCAGCAGGCAGCGCTCGAAGCCGAGGTCACCGCGCGGGAGACCGCCTCGCGGTACGCGCTCGGCCAGGAGCTGGATCTGTCGGACGCGGAGGAGCGGCCGATCCAGATCGTGGACGAGAACGGGTGCGTGGTCGCGGCCAGCCCCGGCCTGGAGCGGATCTCCGGCACCGGGAGCGGCGCCGTGACGGCGCAGCGGTGCCCGCCGCCCGGCCAGGACGGTGAGGACACCGCCGACGGCGACGGCGCGTCCGACGAGGCCGACGACGCCGACGGGCCCGACGAGACCGACGAGCCCGATCCGGGCCAGGTGTCGCCGGGCCGCCCCGGGACCGTCACCGGCAGCGCCACCGTCAACGGCGACACCGCCCGTTACCGCTTCGCCGCCGTCGAGGCCACCAGCGGCGAGAGCGATGTCACCGTCACCGTCTGGGCGGGTGCCCCGCTGACGACGGAGGAGAACGCCGTCGGCACCGTCCGCGACGCCATGCTGGTCGGTCTGCCGGCGCTGCTGCTGGTGGTCGCGGCGGTGACCTGGCTGGTGACGAGCAGGGCGCTGCGGCCGGTCGAGGGCATCCGCCGGGAGATGGAGGCCATCACCCACAGCGAGGACCTGTCCCGCCGGGTGCCGGAGCCGGACACCCGGGACGAGGTGGCCCTGCTGGCCCGGACCACCAATGAGACGCTGACCGCGCTGGAGGCGTCCGTGGAGCGGCAGCGCCGGTTCGTCGCCGACGCCTCGCACGAACTGCGCAGCCCCATCGCCTCGCTCCGCACCCAGCTCGAAGTGGGCGCGGCCCACCCGGAGTTGCTGGACGTCCCGGGCGCGGTGGCGGACACCGTGCGGCTTCAGCAGCTCGCCGCCGATCTGCTGCTGCTGGCGCGTCTCGACGCGGGGGAGCGGCCCGCGCCCGCCCGGGTCGACCTCGGGGCGCTGGCGCGGGAGGAGGTCTCCCAGCGGAGCGGGGACACGGTCCCGGTGGCGGTGACGGCGGCGGAGGGCCTGGAGGTGAACGGTTCGCGGTCCCAGCTCGCCCGTGTGCTCGGCAATCTGCTGGACAACGCCCAGCGGCACGCCCGTGCCTCGGTCGCGGTGACGGTGCGCTCCGAGGGCCGCGATGTGGTGGTGGAGGTCGCCGACGACGGCGAGGGGGTCCCGGAGGCGGAACGGGAACGGATCTTCGAGCGGTTCGTCCGGCTCGACGACGCCCGTACCCGGGACGAGGGAGGGGCCGGACTCGGGCTCGCCATCGCCCGGGACGTGGCCGTACGGCACGGTGGTGGGCTCACCGTCGCTGCCGCCGGGGCGGGCGGGGCGCTCTTCCGGCTGCGGCTGCCCGCCGCCTGA
- a CDS encoding response regulator transcription factor produces the protein MRLLIVEDEKRLALSLARGLTAEGYAVDVVHDGLEGLHMASEGVHDLVILDIMLPGMNGYRVCAALRAAGHDMPILMLTAKDGEYDEAEGLDTGADDYLTKPFSYVVLVARVKALLRRRGRAGGSPVLAVGDLRVDTAARRVFVGETETTLTAKEFAVLEQLAVRAGDVVSKAQILEHVWDFAYDGDPNIIEVYISSLRRKLGAPRIQTVRGAGYRLVAAP, from the coding sequence ATGCGTTTGTTGATCGTGGAGGACGAGAAGCGGCTCGCGCTCTCGCTGGCCCGGGGGCTGACCGCCGAGGGCTACGCCGTCGATGTGGTGCACGACGGCCTCGAAGGGCTGCACATGGCCTCCGAGGGCGTCCACGACCTGGTCATTCTCGACATCATGCTGCCCGGTATGAACGGCTACCGCGTCTGCGCCGCGCTGCGCGCCGCGGGCCACGACATGCCGATCCTCATGCTGACCGCGAAGGACGGCGAGTACGACGAGGCCGAGGGCCTGGACACCGGCGCCGACGACTATCTGACCAAGCCGTTCTCGTATGTCGTCCTCGTCGCCCGGGTCAAGGCCCTGCTGCGCCGCCGGGGCCGCGCCGGGGGCTCCCCGGTGCTCGCCGTCGGCGATCTGCGCGTCGACACCGCCGCCCGCCGGGTCTTCGTGGGCGAGACCGAGACGACCCTGACCGCGAAGGAGTTCGCCGTCCTGGAACAGCTCGCGGTCCGCGCGGGCGACGTCGTCAGCAAGGCGCAGATCCTGGAGCACGTCTGGGACTTCGCCTATGACGGCGACCCCAACATCATCGAGGTCTACATCAGCTCCCTGCGCCGCAAGCTCGGCGCCCCCCGTATCCAGACCGTGCGCGGCGCGGGCTACCGGCTGGTGGCCGCGCCATGA
- a CDS encoding PepSY domain-containing protein: MKRKFVISAAVAALLAGGTVTAVAASADDKPVKPKISSSDAVNTALKERSGTVGSVSLDDGVWEIEIADGKDKGHEVRVDAKNGEVVGVERDDRDDADDAADRDDVPAQGTKVDAERAASAAVALQAGTVTDVEFEDGRWEVEVRAEDGTEHDVHVDATTGKASAAPADDADDTDDDDRDND; the protein is encoded by the coding sequence ATGAAGCGCAAGTTCGTCATCTCCGCCGCCGTCGCCGCCCTGCTCGCCGGCGGTACGGTCACCGCCGTCGCCGCCTCGGCCGACGACAAGCCGGTGAAGCCGAAGATCTCCTCGTCCGACGCGGTGAACACCGCGCTGAAGGAGCGCTCCGGCACGGTGGGGTCGGTGAGCCTGGACGACGGCGTGTGGGAGATCGAGATCGCCGACGGCAAGGACAAGGGCCACGAGGTGCGCGTCGACGCGAAGAACGGCGAGGTCGTGGGCGTGGAGCGGGACGACCGTGACGACGCCGACGACGCCGCCGACCGCGACGACGTGCCCGCACAGGGCACCAAGGTCGACGCCGAGCGGGCCGCGTCCGCCGCGGTCGCTCTCCAGGCCGGCACCGTCACCGATGTGGAGTTCGAGGACGGCCGCTGGGAGGTCGAGGTCCGTGCGGAGGACGGCACCGAGCACGATGTCCACGTGGACGCGACGACCGGCAAGGCGTCGGCCGCTCCGGCGGACGACGCGGACGACACCGACGACGACGACCGCGACAACGACTGA